Proteins from one Catenuloplanes atrovinosus genomic window:
- the ftsY gene encoding signal recognition particle-docking protein FtsY, translating into MDYVVVALALLGVLVLGGIGLVVPRLRRRPSPPPVTPSSPPVVGPAVTEAPVTEAPVTEEPVTEAPPVTVPAVAPEAPVVEAPPEPVVERPEPSAGRLVRLRARLARSQNVFGKSLLGLLARDHIDEDTWEEIEDSLIGADVGIEATTVIVERLRERTRVLGTRSAADVRALLAEELVAALDPAMDRTLKSSPTGDTPAVVMVVGVNGAGKTTTCGKIARVLIADGRTVVMGAADTFRAAAAEQLATWGSRVGAEVVRGPEGADPASVAFDAVKRGIETRVDTVLVDTAGRLQNKVGLMDELGKVKRVVEKHGPVDETLLVLDATTGQNGLEQARVFTEVVDVTGVVLTKLDGTAKGGIVIAVQRKLGIPVKLVGLGEGPDDLAPFEPVQFVDALLGTGA; encoded by the coding sequence ATGGATTACGTGGTCGTCGCTCTGGCGTTGCTGGGCGTCCTGGTGCTCGGCGGGATCGGTCTGGTGGTGCCGCGGCTGCGTCGGCGCCCCTCACCCCCGCCCGTTACGCCCTCATCCCCGCCCGTCGTCGGCCCGGCCGTCACCGAGGCGCCGGTCACCGAGGCGCCGGTTACCGAGGAGCCGGTCACCGAGGCGCCGCCGGTCACCGTGCCCGCGGTGGCACCGGAGGCGCCGGTCGTCGAGGCGCCGCCCGAGCCCGTGGTGGAGCGGCCGGAGCCGTCCGCCGGTCGGCTGGTGCGGCTGCGCGCCCGGCTGGCCCGCTCGCAGAACGTCTTCGGCAAGAGCCTGCTCGGCCTGCTCGCGCGCGACCACATCGACGAGGACACGTGGGAGGAGATCGAGGACAGCCTGATCGGCGCGGACGTCGGCATCGAGGCGACCACCGTGATCGTCGAGCGGCTGCGCGAGCGGACCCGCGTGCTCGGCACCCGCTCCGCCGCGGACGTACGCGCGCTGCTGGCCGAGGAGCTGGTCGCGGCGCTCGACCCGGCGATGGACCGGACGCTGAAGTCCTCGCCCACCGGCGACACCCCCGCGGTGGTGATGGTGGTCGGCGTGAACGGCGCGGGCAAGACCACCACCTGCGGCAAGATCGCCCGGGTGCTGATCGCGGACGGGCGTACCGTCGTGATGGGTGCGGCGGACACGTTCCGGGCCGCCGCGGCCGAGCAGCTGGCCACCTGGGGTTCCCGGGTCGGCGCCGAGGTGGTTCGCGGCCCGGAGGGGGCCGACCCGGCGAGTGTCGCGTTCGACGCCGTGAAACGGGGTATCGAGACCCGGGTGGATACCGTGTTGGTGGACACCGCGGGCCGGCTGCAGAACAAGGTCGGCCTGATGGACGAGCTGGGTAAGGTCAAGCGGGTCGTGGAGAAGCACGGGCCGGTGGATGAGACGCTGTTGGTGCTCGACGCCACCACCGGGCAGAACGGCCTGGAGCAGGCGAGGGTCTTCACAGAGGTGGTCGACGTGACGGGTGTCGTGCTGACCAAGCTGGACGGCACGGCGAAGGGAGGGATCGTGATCGCGGTGCAGCGCAAGCTGGGCATCCCGGTCAAGCTGGTCGGCCTGGGCGAGGGCCCGGACGACCTGGCGCCCTTCGAGCCCGTGCAGTTCGTCGACGCGCTCCTCGGGACCGGCGCGTAA
- a CDS encoding HAD family hydrolase: MRRQRARALLVDLDGVLRHIPVNKAQEIERRYGMEPGRLRQTASVWGRMQPALVGEVSHAQWMSVVADELAFAAGGPERARAAVAEWQAERGTVDQTVLSFVRDVRAAGLPVGIATNGTDALGAELDALGLTGEVDVVVNSSEVGAHKPAKEFFLAACQAIGVPPPAVFFIDADDRAVRGARAAGLSALRWSGPDDLRYVRAALEV, encoded by the coding sequence ATGCGTAGGCAGCGGGCACGTGCCCTGCTCGTCGACCTGGACGGCGTGCTCCGGCACATCCCCGTCAACAAAGCCCAGGAGATCGAGCGACGGTACGGAATGGAGCCCGGCCGCCTCCGGCAGACCGCGTCCGTGTGGGGCCGCATGCAGCCCGCGCTGGTCGGCGAGGTGTCGCACGCGCAGTGGATGTCCGTTGTCGCGGACGAACTGGCCTTCGCGGCCGGCGGCCCGGAGCGCGCCCGCGCCGCCGTCGCGGAGTGGCAGGCCGAGCGCGGCACCGTGGACCAGACCGTGCTGTCCTTCGTCCGCGACGTGCGCGCCGCCGGCCTCCCGGTCGGCATAGCCACCAACGGCACCGACGCGCTCGGCGCCGAACTGGACGCGCTCGGGCTGACCGGCGAGGTCGACGTGGTGGTCAACTCGTCCGAGGTGGGCGCGCACAAGCCGGCCAAGGAGTTCTTCCTGGCGGCGTGCCAGGCGATCGGCGTACCCCCGCCGGCCGTGTTCTTCATCGACGCGGACGATCGCGCGGTACGCGGCGCCCGCGCCGCCGGTCTGTCCGCGCTGCGCTGGAGCGGCCCGGACGACCTCCGCTACGTCCGGGCCGCGCTGGAGGTCTAG
- a CDS encoding response regulator transcription factor, producing the protein MPLVLLVDDDPTVRGAIAHTLTDLGHAVRAVGSAMEALQEITNNPPDLVILDLGLPDIDGADALRMLRTICDVPVIVATARRGELDIIRLLNAGADDYVVKPFSTAHLAARVTAVLRRGRPAAPERSSEPIRVGGLCVDPSRRTITLDGEVLKLTRKEYELLAYLAGRAGQVVTRKELVTEVWRAPYAGFEKTLDVHISWLRRKLGETAARPRLLHAVRGVGIMLADHS; encoded by the coding sequence ATGCCCCTCGTCCTGCTCGTCGACGACGACCCCACGGTGCGCGGCGCCATCGCGCATACGCTGACCGACCTCGGACATGCCGTCCGCGCGGTCGGCAGTGCCATGGAGGCGCTGCAGGAGATCACCAACAACCCGCCCGACCTGGTGATCCTTGATCTGGGGCTGCCGGACATCGACGGCGCGGACGCGCTGCGCATGCTCCGCACGATCTGCGACGTGCCGGTGATCGTGGCCACCGCGCGCCGCGGTGAACTGGACATCATTCGCCTGCTCAACGCGGGTGCGGACGACTACGTGGTGAAGCCGTTCTCCACCGCCCACCTGGCCGCGCGGGTCACCGCCGTGCTGCGCCGGGGCCGCCCGGCCGCGCCGGAGCGCAGCTCCGAGCCGATCCGGGTGGGCGGGCTCTGCGTAGACCCGTCCCGGCGGACCATCACGCTCGACGGCGAGGTCCTGAAGCTCACCCGAAAGGAGTACGAACTGCTCGCGTATCTCGCCGGTCGCGCCGGCCAGGTGGTCACGCGCAAGGAGCTCGTGACGGAGGTGTGGCGCGCGCCGTACGCCGGCTTCGAGAAGACGCTCGACGTCCACATCTCGTGGTTGCGCCGCAAGCTCGGCGAGACCGCGGCCCGGCCCCGCCTGCTGCACGCCGTCCGCGGCGTCGGCATCATGCTGGCGGACCACAGTTGA
- a CDS encoding DinB family protein, whose amino-acid sequence MTTEWTAPTIQRATEPYVAPEREMLEGWLDWHRHTLLTKCAGLTAAQLKSASVEPSNLTLLGLVRHMAEVERWWFRVFTGVAPDLDDIYCTPEQRDGDFENVAEADAERDFATFIAETEQARAAVKGVPLDHIYRHPTNGTEKNLRWIYVHMIEEYARHNGHADLLRERIDGVTGG is encoded by the coding sequence ATGACGACCGAATGGACCGCGCCCACCATCCAGCGCGCCACCGAGCCCTACGTCGCCCCGGAGCGGGAGATGCTGGAGGGCTGGCTGGACTGGCACCGGCACACGCTGCTGACCAAGTGCGCCGGGCTGACCGCCGCGCAGCTGAAGTCCGCGAGCGTGGAGCCGTCGAACCTGACGCTGCTCGGGCTGGTGCGGCACATGGCCGAGGTGGAGCGCTGGTGGTTCCGCGTCTTCACCGGGGTGGCGCCGGACCTGGACGACATCTACTGCACGCCGGAGCAGCGCGACGGCGACTTCGAGAACGTCGCGGAGGCGGACGCGGAGCGGGATTTCGCCACCTTCATCGCGGAGACCGAGCAGGCGCGGGCCGCGGTCAAGGGCGTTCCGCTCGACCACATCTACCGGCACCCCACGAACGGCACCGAGAAGAACCTGCGCTGGATCTACGTCCACATGATCGAGGAGTACGCCCGGCACAACGGCCACGCGGACCTCCTCCGGGAACGCATCGATGGCGTGACCGGCGGCTAG
- a CDS encoding alkaline phosphatase D family protein, with amino-acid sequence MTTDQTTETGGEPLLIGPLLRRIAGTKATVWVETAHAAQVEVRAGDAGGRAATFSAFGHHYALVVVEGLTPGSSTPYDVYVDGEHAWPPADYPYPRSVIRTRADAEGATTARLVFGSCRETTQHATARRLPPDALDAYARRLMRDRDDPEAWPDMLVLLGDQVYADKTSATVRQQLKERTLPHHGVRDDVQTYDEYTKLYLESWRDPEIRWLFSTVPAVMMFDDHEIIDDWNSSAAWRADMRRQPWWAERVMNGLASYWVYQHMGNLSPDLLQDDALYPKVAAAGDATAILRDFASRVDQEADFGHDPESWKSRQYQWSFAVDLGRTRLVVLDNRCSRVLDPAHRAMLPAAEWSWFLSQAHGSSFDHLVVGSSLPWLMPPAIHHLEAWNERLSASRRPRVAAFGEMVRRAVDLEHWAAFGTSFEALADLFRVVGRSSTGPASISVLSGDVHHSYVARAELGRDVTTPVHQLTCSPIHNQVPSFMRPLMRVGWAGWAAVIAHGLARVSGARTPSLRWRKTGDGPYFGNAVATLVHRDLEARVLIEGTTPDGGLDVVADVVLTTR; translated from the coding sequence ATGACGACCGATCAGACGACCGAGACGGGCGGCGAACCGCTGCTCATCGGCCCGCTCCTGCGGCGCATCGCCGGCACGAAGGCCACGGTCTGGGTCGAGACCGCGCACGCGGCACAGGTCGAGGTCCGCGCCGGTGACGCCGGCGGCCGCGCGGCCACCTTCTCGGCGTTCGGTCACCACTACGCGCTGGTCGTGGTGGAGGGGCTCACGCCGGGCAGCAGCACCCCCTACGACGTGTACGTCGACGGCGAGCACGCCTGGCCGCCGGCGGACTACCCGTACCCCCGCAGCGTCATCCGGACCCGCGCCGACGCGGAGGGTGCGACGACCGCGCGGCTGGTGTTCGGCTCCTGCCGGGAGACCACGCAGCACGCGACCGCGCGGCGGCTGCCGCCGGACGCGCTGGACGCCTACGCACGCCGCCTGATGCGCGACCGGGACGACCCCGAGGCCTGGCCGGACATGCTGGTGCTGCTCGGCGACCAGGTCTACGCGGACAAGACGTCCGCGACCGTCCGGCAGCAGCTCAAGGAGCGCACGCTGCCGCACCACGGCGTCCGCGACGACGTGCAGACGTACGACGAGTACACCAAGCTCTACCTGGAGTCGTGGCGCGATCCGGAGATCCGCTGGCTGTTCTCCACGGTGCCGGCCGTGATGATGTTCGACGACCACGAGATCATCGACGACTGGAACTCGTCCGCGGCCTGGCGCGCGGACATGCGCCGGCAACCCTGGTGGGCCGAGCGGGTCATGAACGGGCTCGCCTCGTACTGGGTCTACCAGCACATGGGCAACCTGTCGCCGGACCTGTTGCAGGACGACGCGCTCTACCCGAAGGTCGCGGCGGCCGGGGACGCCACCGCGATCCTGCGCGATTTCGCGTCCCGGGTGGACCAGGAGGCGGACTTCGGGCACGACCCGGAGAGCTGGAAGTCCCGGCAGTACCAGTGGAGCTTCGCGGTGGACCTGGGCCGTACCCGGCTGGTGGTGCTCGACAACCGGTGCAGCCGGGTGCTGGACCCGGCGCATCGCGCGATGCTGCCGGCCGCGGAGTGGTCGTGGTTCCTCTCCCAGGCGCACGGCTCGTCCTTCGACCACCTGGTGGTGGGCTCCTCGCTGCCGTGGCTGATGCCGCCGGCGATCCACCACCTGGAGGCCTGGAACGAGCGGCTCAGCGCGTCGAGGCGACCGCGGGTGGCCGCGTTCGGCGAGATGGTGCGCCGCGCCGTGGACCTGGAGCACTGGGCCGCGTTCGGCACGTCGTTCGAGGCGCTGGCGGACCTGTTCCGGGTGGTGGGCCGCAGCAGCACCGGCCCGGCGTCGATCTCCGTGCTCTCCGGTGACGTGCACCACAGCTACGTGGCCCGCGCCGAGCTGGGCCGCGACGTGACCACGCCGGTGCACCAGCTGACCTGCTCGCCGATCCACAACCAGGTGCCGAGCTTCATGCGCCCGCTGATGCGCGTCGGCTGGGCCGGCTGGGCCGCCGTGATCGCCCACGGGCTGGCCCGGGTGTCCGGGGCGCGCACGCCGTCGCTGCGCTGGCGGAAGACCGGGGACGGCCCCTACTTCGGCAACGCGGTCGCCACGCTGGTCCACCGGGACCTGGAGGCGCGCGTGCTGATCGAGGGCACCACGCCGGACGGCGGCCTGGACGTCGTCGCCGACGTGGTCCTCACGACTCGGTGA
- a CDS encoding undecaprenyl-diphosphate phosphatase, with protein MNILEAVLLGAVEGFTEFLPVSSTGHLTILEKLLGYQIDAPDITAFTAIIQSGAVLATLLYLRGDILRIIKAWFLGLFKAENRGTPDHRFSWAVILGSVPIAIIGLLFKDQIETTLRSLWFVGSALIVWSFVMWFADRAATQTRHESDVTWKDTLIIGVTQCLALIPGVSRSGATMSAGLLRDLDRVTVTRLSFFLSIPALTAATLLQVVTEFENISNGVGWVNTLVATVVSFIVAYFAVNWLLKFVAKHSYTVFIVYRIVLGTIVLALVATNTIPAT; from the coding sequence GTGAACATCCTCGAAGCGGTGCTGCTCGGCGCCGTCGAAGGCTTCACCGAGTTCCTGCCGGTCTCCAGCACGGGTCACCTCACGATCCTGGAGAAGCTGCTCGGCTACCAGATCGACGCGCCGGACATCACCGCGTTCACCGCGATCATCCAGTCCGGCGCGGTCCTGGCCACGCTGCTCTACCTGCGCGGCGACATCCTCCGGATCATCAAGGCGTGGTTCCTGGGCCTGTTCAAGGCGGAGAACCGCGGCACGCCGGACCACAGGTTCAGCTGGGCGGTCATCCTCGGCTCGGTCCCGATCGCGATCATCGGCCTGCTCTTCAAGGACCAGATCGAGACCACGCTGCGCAGCCTGTGGTTCGTCGGCAGCGCGCTGATCGTGTGGAGCTTCGTCATGTGGTTCGCCGACCGCGCGGCCACCCAGACCCGCCACGAGTCGGACGTGACCTGGAAGGACACGCTGATCATCGGCGTCACCCAGTGTCTCGCGCTGATCCCCGGCGTCTCCCGCTCGGGCGCCACCATGTCCGCCGGCCTGCTGCGCGACCTCGACCGCGTCACGGTCACCCGGCTGTCGTTCTTCCTGTCCATCCCGGCGCTGACCGCGGCCACGCTGCTGCAGGTCGTCACCGAGTTCGAGAACATCTCCAACGGCGTCGGCTGGGTCAACACGCTGGTCGCGACCGTGGTCAGCTTCATCGTCGCGTACTTCGCGGTCAACTGGCTGCTCAAGTTCGTCGCCAAGCACAGCTACACGGTGTTCATCGTCTACCGCATCGTGCTGGGCACCATCGTCCTCGCGCTGGTCGCCACGAACACCATCCCCGCGACGTAG
- a CDS encoding DNA mismatch repair protein MutL — MRDGAAHRGVVVDEQDEGHGSTLSRVGTMSPVRIWQLGGGTVAWVLATVLGAVTVWVGLRPVLNTALPDRAIPLTASDLRRLSPAPVSPVITLTPEPIPTVTESPTPSPTPSPSGAAESPTPGRTAGRSSAPTAEQAPAAPKQTTVNGWTVTDSGGKITYVRSFKLDGGQAVIQIVDRVVSLVSATPATGFAMDAAQPSPERLVVRFTGGGRAYTIDALWFNDGPYAEITES; from the coding sequence ATGCGCGATGGCGCCGCGCACCGTGGGGTCGTCGTCGACGAGCAGGACGAGGGGCATGGCAGCACGCTATCCCGAGTTGGCACTATGAGTCCCGTGCGGATCTGGCAGTTGGGTGGCGGCACGGTGGCGTGGGTTCTGGCCACCGTGCTGGGCGCCGTGACGGTGTGGGTGGGGTTACGCCCCGTGTTGAACACGGCGCTGCCCGACCGCGCCATTCCACTGACGGCGTCGGATCTTCGCAGGTTGTCGCCGGCTCCGGTGTCGCCGGTGATCACGCTCACGCCGGAGCCGATACCGACAGTGACGGAGTCGCCGACGCCGTCGCCGACTCCCTCGCCGTCCGGCGCGGCCGAGTCGCCGACGCCGGGCCGTACCGCCGGTCGTAGTAGCGCTCCCACGGCGGAACAGGCGCCCGCGGCGCCGAAGCAGACCACCGTCAACGGCTGGACCGTGACCGATAGCGGCGGCAAAATCACGTATGTCCGAAGTTTCAAGCTTGACGGTGGTCAGGCAGTGATCCAGATCGTGGACCGGGTGGTGAGCCTGGTGTCCGCGACGCCGGCCACCGGGTTCGCCATGGACGCGGCCCAGCCGTCACCGGAGCGCCTCGTGGTGCGCTTCACCGGCGGCGGCCGGGCCTACACGATCGACGCGCTGTGGTTCAACGACGGGCCGTACGCGGAGATCACCGAGTCGTGA
- a CDS encoding HAMP domain-containing sensor histidine kinase gives MRAALARLALAVTSMVALSFVIPLALVVLEIAEDRAIADAHQQAVGMVAALTVTDDPGVLTRAMAATAAGADGRLAVHLPDSPPMGTSVADQQDVELVESRRQATTAAVPGGQVYLQATAIDGNRTAVIEVFVPEEDLHRGVAVAWAAMAGMSLVLVAGSVFVADRIGVRLVRSARSLAGAARAFGAKDLSVRVTPAGPPELREAGTAFNTMADRIIQFIDKERELASDLSHRLHTPLTALRLDADRIPPGPVADRVRQAVSDLQHEIDEIISGARRPVTERTDAQTDLVEVLADRLSFWAVLADDHGRPWQVVGADRPVWVSVPEEDLIGVVDALIGNVFEHTPQGTPFLVTVSDDALTVSDAGPGIANPRAALQRGHSGGGSTGLGLSIVHRVATELGGAVRIDRGELGGARVTLHLKPVHAHALS, from the coding sequence TTGAGGGCCGCGCTCGCCCGGCTCGCGCTGGCCGTGACGTCGATGGTGGCGCTGTCGTTCGTCATCCCGCTGGCGCTGGTCGTGCTGGAGATAGCCGAGGACCGCGCGATCGCCGACGCGCATCAGCAGGCCGTCGGCATGGTCGCGGCGCTGACCGTCACGGACGACCCCGGCGTGCTCACCCGCGCCATGGCCGCGACCGCCGCCGGGGCCGACGGGCGGCTCGCCGTGCACCTGCCGGACTCCCCGCCGATGGGCACCAGCGTGGCCGACCAGCAGGACGTGGAGCTGGTGGAGTCGCGCCGGCAGGCGACCACCGCGGCCGTGCCCGGCGGTCAGGTGTACCTGCAGGCCACCGCGATCGACGGCAACCGTACGGCCGTGATCGAGGTCTTCGTGCCCGAGGAGGACCTGCACCGCGGCGTCGCCGTGGCCTGGGCCGCGATGGCCGGCATGTCGCTCGTGCTGGTGGCCGGCTCGGTCTTCGTCGCGGACCGGATCGGCGTGCGCCTGGTCCGCTCCGCCCGGTCGCTGGCCGGCGCCGCCCGCGCGTTCGGCGCCAAGGACCTCTCCGTGCGCGTCACGCCCGCGGGCCCGCCGGAGCTGCGCGAGGCCGGCACCGCGTTCAACACCATGGCGGACCGGATCATCCAGTTCATCGACAAGGAGCGGGAGCTCGCGTCCGACCTGTCGCACCGGCTGCACACGCCGCTGACCGCGCTGCGCCTGGACGCGGACCGGATTCCGCCAGGCCCGGTCGCGGACCGGGTGCGCCAGGCGGTGTCGGATCTCCAACACGAGATCGACGAGATCATCAGCGGAGCGCGACGGCCGGTCACCGAGCGTACCGACGCGCAGACCGATCTCGTCGAGGTGCTCGCCGACCGGCTGTCGTTCTGGGCCGTGCTGGCGGACGACCACGGCCGCCCCTGGCAGGTGGTGGGCGCGGACCGGCCGGTCTGGGTCAGCGTGCCGGAGGAGGACCTGATCGGCGTGGTGGACGCGCTCATCGGCAACGTCTTCGAGCACACGCCGCAGGGCACGCCGTTCCTGGTCACGGTCTCGGACGACGCGCTGACCGTCTCCGACGCCGGCCCCGGCATCGCGAACCCGCGGGCCGCGCTCCAGCGCGGTCACAGCGGCGGCGGATCGACCGGACTCGGCCTGTCGATCGTGCACCGGGTCGCCACGGAACTCGGCGGTGCCGTCCGGATCGACCGCGGCGAGCTGGGCGGGGCGCGGGTCACCCTGCACCTCAAGCCGGTGCACGCGCACGCGCTATCTTGA